In Saccharicrinis fermentans DSM 9555 = JCM 21142, a genomic segment contains:
- a CDS encoding ABC transporter ATP-binding protein, protein MIRFFQHKYALSKDGAKDLQTAILWHTLLNLSFMLPIVLAFAFLDDYIKHWKTGDSLTRDVWFYVIFAAISFAVMYIIAFIDYAKTYTKVYNEGASRRIKLAETLRKLPMSFFGKKDISDLSSTIMDDATQIEQLFSHSIPQLFASLASLFIMSIAMFIYNWQMSLAMFWVVPVGFLVFSLSKKLQSKGHQVIYNQKRIVSDTIQDGMDMVQEIKSYNKENEYLQDLNTELDSYESNLVKYELVGGALLNLSHFTLKLGFPSVIFAGAFLLAGGTISLFTYLVFLIIVGRIYDPFIETMNNFAILLYLNVRIKRMKEMDNMPRQTGRSKFAPANYDIEFRNVDFSYKEGQQTLRNVSFIAKQGEITALVGPSGGGKSTCAKLTARFWDIDKGSITIGGKDISLIEPEIILKKFAIVFQDVALFNNTVMENIRLGRKNATDDEVKKVAKLAQCHEFIENLPNKYNTIIGENGETLSGGERQRISIARALLKDAPIVLLDEATASLDVENETKIQTGISELVKNKTVLIIAHRMRTVANADKVVVLSEGSVVENGAPDKLKQHKGVFAKMVERQMTVSAF, encoded by the coding sequence ATGATACGTTTTTTTCAACATAAATATGCACTCAGTAAAGACGGTGCCAAAGATTTACAAACAGCCATACTGTGGCATACTTTATTAAACCTCAGTTTTATGTTACCCATTGTGTTGGCATTTGCCTTCCTCGACGATTATATAAAGCATTGGAAAACGGGTGATTCGTTAACTAGGGATGTTTGGTTCTATGTAATATTTGCTGCAATATCATTTGCGGTAATGTACATTATTGCTTTCATCGATTATGCAAAAACTTACACTAAAGTATATAACGAAGGTGCCAGCAGGCGAATAAAACTAGCCGAAACCTTGCGTAAGTTACCAATGTCTTTTTTTGGTAAAAAAGATATTTCCGATTTAAGCTCAACCATTATGGATGATGCTACGCAAATAGAACAATTATTTTCTCATTCCATCCCCCAGCTTTTTGCCTCACTAGCAAGTCTGTTTATAATGTCTATTGCTATGTTTATCTATAATTGGCAAATGAGCTTGGCTATGTTTTGGGTCGTACCTGTGGGTTTTTTGGTTTTTTCCTTATCCAAAAAATTACAAAGCAAAGGGCATCAGGTTATTTACAATCAAAAACGCATTGTTTCCGATACAATACAAGATGGTATGGATATGGTGCAGGAGATAAAATCGTACAACAAAGAAAATGAATATTTGCAGGATTTAAATACAGAACTTGATTCATACGAAAGTAATTTGGTTAAGTACGAATTAGTGGGAGGAGCACTTCTTAATTTATCACATTTTACCCTGAAACTAGGGTTTCCCAGCGTTATTTTTGCTGGCGCATTTTTGCTTGCAGGTGGCACAATCAGTCTATTTACCTATCTGGTTTTTCTCATCATCGTCGGACGCATTTACGACCCTTTTATTGAAACCATGAATAATTTTGCAATACTCCTATACCTTAACGTTCGCATTAAACGGATGAAAGAAATGGATAATATGCCTCGCCAAACAGGCCGCAGCAAATTCGCTCCAGCTAATTATGATATAGAATTTAGAAATGTGGATTTTTCTTACAAAGAAGGACAGCAAACCCTTCGAAACGTTAGTTTCATAGCAAAACAAGGAGAAATTACTGCATTAGTAGGACCTTCCGGAGGCGGGAAAAGTACTTGCGCTAAACTAACAGCCCGTTTTTGGGATATTGATAAGGGCTCCATAACAATCGGAGGGAAAGATATTTCGCTGATAGAGCCCGAAATTATACTGAAAAAATTTGCCATTGTTTTTCAGGATGTAGCATTGTTCAACAATACCGTAATGGAAAATATTCGTTTGGGAAGGAAAAATGCAACAGACGATGAGGTGAAAAAAGTTGCAAAACTAGCACAGTGTCATGAATTTATAGAGAACCTTCCTAATAAGTACAATACAATAATTGGCGAAAATGGTGAAACCCTTTCAGGTGGCGAACGCCAACGCATTTCTATAGCCCGTGCTTTACTAAAAGATGCGCCTATCGTTCTGCTCGATGAAGCTACCGCCTCGCTCGATGTGGAAAACGAGACGAAAATACAGACAGGGATTTCAGAACTGGTTAAAAACAAAACCGTGCTGATTATTGCGCACCGCATGCGCACGGTTGCTAATGCTGACAAAGTGGTAGTTCTTTCCGAAGGAAGTGTGGTAGAAAATGGTGCTCCCGATAAGCTGAAACAGCACAAGGGGGTCTTCGCTAAGATGGTAGAACGTCAGATGACAGTATCGGCCTTTTAG
- a CDS encoding outer membrane lipoprotein-sorting protein, with protein MKNLKLGIITLAIMLTHIGVSAQTGRDIIQQVKDRPDGDTRSSEMTMKLINKRGSVRERKVISYSIDIGTDKKDRKTLMFFQYPGDVKGTGFLTWDYDEIGKDDDKWLYLPAMKKTRRISGSSAKKDYFMGTDFTYDDMGSRNVDEDEHKLLREESVNGHKYWVVESTSKDSRDIYSKKISWIRQDCLIASKVEYYDKLGELHRKLILSDIEKVDGIWVAKKLDMKNVQNNHQTIILIENPKYDIDIDENAFTVTKLEKGVL; from the coding sequence ATGAAAAATTTAAAACTAGGAATTATTACACTCGCTATTATGCTTACTCACATAGGAGTATCGGCACAAACAGGTCGCGACATTATACAACAGGTAAAAGACCGACCCGATGGAGATACACGTTCATCGGAAATGACAATGAAACTGATCAATAAACGTGGAAGTGTACGTGAACGTAAAGTTATTTCTTATTCTATAGATATAGGTACAGATAAGAAAGACCGCAAAACGCTTATGTTCTTTCAATATCCTGGAGATGTGAAAGGAACGGGATTTCTCACCTGGGATTATGATGAAATAGGTAAGGACGATGATAAATGGCTATACCTGCCTGCTATGAAAAAAACACGTCGTATAAGCGGCTCATCTGCCAAGAAAGATTATTTCATGGGAACCGACTTCACCTACGATGATATGGGTAGCCGTAATGTAGATGAAGACGAACATAAATTACTAAGAGAAGAATCTGTGAATGGTCATAAATACTGGGTCGTTGAATCGACATCAAAAGACAGCCGTGATATTTATTCAAAAAAAATATCATGGATACGTCAGGATTGTCTTATTGCCTCAAAAGTAGAATATTATGACAAGTTAGGTGAATTACACCGTAAACTTATACTATCGGATATTGAAAAGGTTGATGGAATATGGGTGGCTAAAAAATTAGATATGAAAAATGTACAAAATAATCACCAAACCATTATTCTTATTGAGAATCCTAAGTATGATATCGATATTGATGAAAATGCTTTTACAGTAACGAAATTAGAAAAAGGGGTGCTTTAG
- a CDS encoding efflux RND transporter permease subunit, with the protein MNIQKINNWFEKRADGIIKNRWLIIVTSIVLVGIAFMGLPKVEMESSWDGYFLEGDPMLVKTDEFKEIFGNDEFVAILTECDNTFSKESLELIRELSNELMDSLAYAEKITSLTDIEFMTGTEYGMQIEQIVPDVIPSDPALLDSIRQKVYSKPNIARKLVSKDGRLSWILLKLRTFPKDSVWKQTSNIGPDMLTGQQTEHIISKEKYSAISPRATGMPYLSTKKQHFFAKEMGRVMGLAILLAIVVLAFATKSIRGVLFPLLTSIAAVVMLYGLTGHIGYKIDSSMTSIPVILAFAIAIAYNIHLFSYFKKQFTFHGKRKVAVKEAVTELGWPILFSALTTMSALLTFLVIPMKPLRFVGIGTASCVLFTLLMVLFLVPALLSFGKDKEPHPVIRQKGGCWLDRQMSKLGDFVLGHSKSIIVISVLVAVFLAIGMTKVESAFDIEKTMGRKIPYVNNLLEICETELGSLYSYDVLIEFKDNDEAKKPENLKKLEEASAFVESLELTKRTTSILDIIKDLSQTLNENNDAYYAIPDNENQVAQMLLLYENAGGTESEYWIDYDYKRLRLMVELKSYNSGTAEKELAQVTTEVQNLFPNASITSVGSIPQFTTMMQYVVDGQLQSFALALIIIAILLMVVFGSARIGLIGLIPNIAPALAVGGVMGWLGIPLDMMTATIIPMILGLAVDDTIHFINHGHLEFSRSSNYKDAINKSFRVVGVALVLSTITISANFLVYTTSVALSFVNLGMLAIVGMVAALLADLFITPVLFQWFKIFGRENKETVNNTIC; encoded by the coding sequence ATGAACATACAAAAGATAAATAATTGGTTCGAAAAAAGAGCCGACGGAATTATAAAAAACAGGTGGCTTATTATAGTAACATCTATTGTGTTAGTAGGCATAGCATTTATGGGCTTACCAAAGGTGGAAATGGAATCGTCGTGGGACGGGTATTTTCTTGAAGGCGACCCTATGCTGGTGAAAACCGATGAATTCAAAGAGATATTTGGCAACGATGAATTTGTAGCTATTCTAACTGAATGTGATAATACATTTAGTAAAGAATCGCTTGAATTGATACGTGAGCTCTCCAATGAATTAATGGACAGCCTTGCCTATGCCGAAAAAATAACATCGCTTACCGATATTGAGTTTATGACCGGCACAGAATATGGGATGCAGATAGAACAAATAGTGCCGGACGTTATTCCATCAGACCCTGCTTTGCTGGATTCCATACGACAAAAAGTCTACAGTAAACCCAATATTGCCAGGAAATTGGTATCTAAAGATGGTCGTTTGTCATGGATTCTTTTGAAGCTTCGGACTTTTCCAAAAGATTCAGTATGGAAACAGACTAGTAATATTGGTCCCGATATGCTTACTGGACAGCAAACAGAGCATATTATAAGCAAAGAAAAATATTCGGCTATCTCTCCACGCGCTACAGGAATGCCCTACTTGAGTACTAAAAAACAACATTTTTTTGCCAAAGAAATGGGACGTGTAATGGGGCTGGCTATTCTTCTGGCTATAGTGGTATTGGCATTTGCCACCAAATCTATTCGGGGTGTTTTGTTCCCGTTACTTACTTCTATTGCAGCAGTAGTTATGCTATATGGCTTAACGGGACATATAGGCTACAAAATAGATAGCTCAATGACATCAATTCCGGTTATCCTTGCTTTTGCCATAGCCATTGCATACAATATTCATCTGTTTTCGTACTTCAAAAAACAATTTACCTTTCATGGCAAACGTAAAGTCGCGGTGAAAGAAGCGGTTACAGAATTGGGCTGGCCCATACTATTTTCAGCATTAACCACCATGTCGGCATTACTTACCTTTCTGGTTATTCCTATGAAACCGCTACGATTTGTTGGTATAGGAACTGCTTCCTGTGTTTTATTTACACTTTTAATGGTGTTGTTTTTGGTGCCGGCATTGTTAAGTTTTGGTAAAGATAAAGAACCGCATCCTGTAATACGCCAAAAAGGAGGCTGTTGGCTCGACCGCCAAATGAGTAAATTGGGAGACTTTGTTTTAGGACATTCCAAAAGTATCATTGTTATATCGGTACTTGTTGCTGTTTTTTTGGCTATCGGAATGACGAAAGTGGAGTCGGCATTTGACATAGAAAAAACAATGGGGCGTAAAATTCCTTATGTGAATAACCTGCTTGAAATATGCGAAACCGAGCTGGGCAGCCTTTATTCGTATGATGTATTGATAGAGTTTAAAGATAATGATGAAGCTAAGAAACCGGAAAATTTGAAAAAATTAGAAGAGGCAAGTGCCTTTGTCGAAAGTCTTGAACTTACAAAACGTACGACATCAATTCTCGACATTATAAAAGACCTGAGTCAAACATTGAACGAGAATAATGACGCTTACTATGCCATTCCGGATAATGAAAATCAGGTGGCACAAATGCTATTGTTATACGAAAATGCAGGTGGTACAGAATCGGAATACTGGATAGACTATGATTATAAGCGACTACGTTTGATGGTGGAGTTAAAATCGTACAATTCGGGTACAGCCGAAAAAGAACTTGCCCAGGTAACAACCGAAGTCCAAAATCTTTTTCCTAATGCCAGCATCACTTCCGTAGGCAGTATTCCTCAGTTTACCACGATGATGCAGTATGTTGTTGATGGGCAGTTGCAGTCATTTGCCTTAGCTTTAATCATTATTGCCATTCTGCTGATGGTTGTTTTTGGTAGTGCGCGCATTGGTTTAATTGGCTTAATTCCAAATATAGCTCCGGCATTGGCTGTGGGCGGTGTTATGGGATGGCTGGGTATTCCGCTTGATATGATGACTGCCACTATCATTCCTATGATTTTAGGTTTAGCAGTTGACGATACCATTCACTTTATTAATCATGGGCATTTAGAATTTTCCCGTTCCAGTAATTATAAGGATGCTATCAACAAATCATTCCGTGTAGTAGGTGTAGCCCTTGTGTTATCAACTATTACTATATCAGCTAATTTCTTAGTTTACACTACATCTGTAGCACTTAGCTTTGTGAATTTAGGAATGCTTGCAATAGTGGGTATGGTGGCTGCTTTGCTTGCCGATTTATTTATAACCCCAGTTCTATTTCAATGGTTTAAAATATTTGGCAGAGAGAATAAAGAAACGGTAAATAATACAATATGTTAA
- a CDS encoding DUF1302 family protein — protein MKHSYIILLLLLPIMLNGQDKDLKLKFSGFTDTYHAVRSQSPNDFMSSRSRLRTELEASKGKSYMFVSLNSIHNSVLEDQTGIELREAFLQHTTDNWDFKVGRQIVIWGVADGLRITDVVSPLDYTEFLARDYDDIRIPVNALKLKYFTSKISVEAIFIPVSSFFIVPTSVNNPWSVISTYDGIQTETNLDKYPDKTFSNSEYGGRASFYLSGVDISISALHTWNKFPIFESTTSSAYDTVFIHGQYNRMDMLGMDFSFPVGQFVMRGEAAEYFGELQETNSGERIERNTTNVLWGVDWYPGGEWNITAQYSHKLISDYVDILANKRNTVFATLGITKSTLRSTLKLSSFTYLDISNSGFFNRTSADYSLSDQIHLLAGYDWFHGDNGVFAIYKDNSEYWFKAKFNF, from the coding sequence ATGAAACATAGTTATATTATTTTACTGTTATTGCTGCCAATAATGCTCAACGGTCAGGATAAAGATCTAAAACTCAAATTTAGTGGTTTTACCGACACCTACCACGCTGTTCGCAGCCAGAGCCCTAACGATTTTATGAGTTCACGTAGCCGATTACGTACCGAACTTGAAGCAAGTAAGGGTAAGTCATATATGTTTGTTTCACTTAACTCAATACACAACAGCGTACTTGAAGACCAAACAGGCATTGAGTTACGGGAAGCATTTTTGCAACATACAACTGATAATTGGGATTTTAAGGTTGGGAGGCAAATTGTAATTTGGGGAGTAGCTGATGGTTTGCGAATTACTGATGTTGTTTCTCCTTTGGATTACACTGAGTTTTTGGCTCGTGATTATGATGATATCCGCATTCCGGTAAATGCCTTAAAATTGAAGTATTTTACCAGTAAAATATCTGTTGAAGCAATTTTCATTCCAGTATCATCATTTTTTATTGTCCCTACATCTGTTAATAACCCATGGTCCGTTATTTCAACCTATGATGGTATTCAAACGGAAACAAATCTTGATAAATATCCTGATAAAACTTTTAGCAATAGTGAATACGGCGGTCGTGCATCATTTTATTTATCAGGTGTTGACATAAGTATATCAGCACTTCATACCTGGAATAAATTCCCCATATTTGAGAGTACTACTTCCTCAGCTTACGATACGGTTTTTATCCATGGACAATATAATCGAATGGATATGCTGGGAATGGATTTTTCATTTCCGGTTGGACAATTCGTTATGAGAGGCGAGGCTGCTGAATACTTTGGAGAACTTCAGGAGACAAATAGTGGTGAAAGAATTGAGCGTAATACAACTAATGTCCTTTGGGGTGTTGATTGGTATCCAGGAGGAGAATGGAATATTACAGCACAATATTCACATAAATTAATTTCAGATTATGTTGATATTTTAGCTAATAAAAGGAATACAGTTTTTGCTACTCTTGGCATTACAAAATCAACATTGCGAAGCACATTAAAATTATCGAGTTTTACTTATTTGGATATCTCTAACTCTGGATTTTTCAATAGAACCAGCGCCGATTATTCATTAAGCGACCAGATACATTTACTGGCTGGTTACGATTGGTTTCATGGCGATAATGGAGTCTTTGCTATCTATAAAGATAACTCTGAATATTGGTTTAAAGCTAAATTCAATTTTTAA
- a CDS encoding hybrid sensor histidine kinase/response regulator transcription factor produces MKFTCIISILTFIVQFSVYSQQTKFRHLTGNDGLLSNSIKTILQDSDGFMWIGTIDGLCKYDGYSFANFVYSPTDSQTLSNNFISCLTEDNNHNLWIGTRNGLNRLNLESCKIERFNNILNDSIEIGLVLSLVVSDSNKLWIGTNNTGLYCMDMNNYQLINYRHATNNSNSIISNSVNCILEDKKRGLLVGTKNGLEIFNPSTSTFKHLLPGLDIRCLNFYKDSSVFVGTISDQNTYFKLTKDSLIKAITLPEPSLNKEILSHNDSDGNQWISIREKGVYYYDNTKGTSHKISYNKYNPNGINSNAIMSFCEDKSGNIWIGTFDSGINIFKKNDNLFVHIKDNYLPSGMQNNRVRSIYQDSEQDIWIGTKVGGALSKFNRQTLSFTHYRHDPSDPFSISSDFIFCITEDRPGYLWVGTSHGLNLFEKKTGKSKSFFPVPDNPKSINSGEIYALLKVEDDLFIGTAAGGLNVLDTKKNVVTHYMNTPDSNSISSNNIWVIKKDNKNNIWIGSENGLNLFHRETGVFTRFQNNPEDSKSISDNDIKCIYEDNERNLWIGTIYGLNLMDSVNNTFTVYTTDDGLPGNYISSVLGDSLGYLWISTKKGLSRFNPETGTFRNFTVLDGLQDNEFSPNVQCKTKNGEMLFGGNNGFNIFHPDSISFDQKAPEIKLTDFRLFNKHVGIDTPGSPLKKHISRCNEITLSHEQTVLTIDYVAFNYYSPEKTQYAYIMDGFEKQWNYVGNKREATYTNLDPGTYVFRVKASNTDGLWNEEGVSLIINILPPLWKTWWAYSLYALSFILILLLIRHYSLKRIHEEKKREQDQQNLKFFINVSHEFRTPLTLIFTPIKKILSSNNIRECKEAAQDINLSANKLIYLINQLLDLRKTDLGQLPLIAVKTDIVRYSHEIFNLFKGIGESKNISFIFQSSNSTIQAWFDPDKYEKILNNLLSNAIKYTGNGGELILSISRTDISDKKTLINYQKKKEKRKYVEIKVQDTGIGLSKEQIKHIFERFYSRDASNTGTGIGLNYSKSLVELHSGHILVESELGKGSTFIVLLPLGNKHLKANQISKTNFNLNNYKFKLNQLESLEFDIAATDDFSEHKNTVEEDIKLNPDNKLPLILIVEDNRKLRKQLKDELKNNYNIKEAINGKDGLEKVEKYYPDLIISDIMMPIMDGINLCHQIKTNIDTCHIPMVLLTAKNLAENKVEGFKTGADEYISKPFILSILKARIENLLESRKRLKKKYKSTSVLIPAKEVTSNNLDEQFLEKLTQIVLENIPDCNFSPTDLEKIMGVSRTKLYLKINSLTGNGTGNFIRDIRLKYAAELILQKKYRISEISFMAGFRSHAYFTKIFHDKFGITPLQYQKKNSSI; encoded by the coding sequence ATGAAGTTTACTTGTATAATATCTATATTAACTTTTATTGTACAATTTTCTGTGTACTCTCAACAGACAAAGTTTAGACACTTAACAGGTAACGATGGCTTATTATCAAATTCGATAAAAACTATTTTACAAGATTCAGATGGATTTATGTGGATTGGTACCATAGACGGCCTTTGCAAGTATGATGGTTACTCCTTTGCCAACTTTGTATACTCACCCACCGATAGTCAAACTCTTAGCAATAATTTTATTTCTTGCTTAACAGAAGACAATAACCACAATTTATGGATAGGTACCAGAAATGGGTTAAATAGATTAAATCTAGAGAGCTGTAAAATTGAACGTTTCAACAACATTTTGAATGATAGTATAGAAATAGGCTTAGTATTATCATTAGTTGTTAGTGACTCAAACAAACTTTGGATAGGTACTAACAATACTGGTTTATATTGTATGGATATGAATAATTATCAGCTTATAAATTATCGTCATGCAACAAATAACTCGAATTCAATTATCAGCAATAGTGTTAATTGCATACTAGAAGATAAGAAAAGAGGTCTGCTGGTTGGAACAAAAAATGGACTGGAAATATTTAACCCAAGCACTTCAACATTTAAGCATCTATTGCCTGGATTAGATATTCGATGCTTGAATTTTTATAAGGACAGCTCGGTGTTTGTAGGTACGATAAGCGATCAAAACACATACTTTAAATTAACAAAAGATTCGCTTATTAAAGCAATTACATTACCTGAACCCTCTCTCAATAAAGAAATACTTTCGCATAACGATTCCGATGGAAACCAATGGATTTCAATACGTGAAAAAGGCGTTTATTATTATGATAATACAAAAGGGACAAGCCATAAAATATCATACAACAAGTATAATCCCAACGGGATTAACAGTAATGCTATAATGTCTTTTTGTGAGGATAAGTCCGGCAATATTTGGATTGGCACCTTTGATTCCGGTATAAATATTTTTAAAAAGAATGACAACTTATTTGTTCATATAAAAGACAATTATTTGCCTAGTGGTATGCAAAATAACAGAGTCAGATCTATCTACCAGGATTCAGAGCAGGATATATGGATAGGCACGAAGGTAGGAGGTGCATTAAGTAAATTCAACCGCCAAACATTAAGTTTTACCCACTACAGACACGACCCTTCAGATCCCTTTTCAATAAGTAGTGATTTTATCTTTTGTATTACAGAAGATCGCCCTGGTTATTTATGGGTAGGCACCTCACACGGATTAAATTTGTTTGAGAAAAAAACAGGAAAATCAAAATCATTTTTTCCAGTCCCTGATAACCCTAAGAGTATTAATTCGGGTGAGATTTACGCTTTGTTAAAAGTTGAAGATGATTTATTCATTGGTACAGCAGCAGGAGGGTTAAATGTACTTGATACAAAAAAGAATGTTGTCACCCATTATATGAACACCCCTGACTCCAACAGCATTTCAAGCAATAACATATGGGTAATAAAAAAGGATAATAAAAATAACATTTGGATTGGTTCCGAAAATGGACTAAACCTATTTCACAGAGAAACAGGTGTTTTTACTCGTTTTCAGAATAATCCGGAAGATTCTAAAAGTATTTCAGATAACGATATAAAGTGTATTTACGAAGATAACGAACGGAACTTATGGATAGGTACCATATATGGTTTGAATTTAATGGATAGTGTAAATAACACCTTTACAGTTTATACTACTGACGATGGTTTACCTGGCAACTACATAAGTAGTGTTCTGGGAGATAGCTTAGGATATTTGTGGATTAGTACCAAAAAAGGACTTTCACGTTTTAATCCTGAAACAGGCACTTTTAGAAATTTTACTGTTCTTGATGGACTGCAAGACAATGAGTTTTCGCCTAATGTACAATGCAAAACTAAAAATGGGGAAATGCTATTTGGAGGGAACAATGGGTTTAATATATTTCATCCCGATAGTATCTCATTTGATCAAAAAGCTCCTGAGATTAAACTTACCGACTTTAGGCTATTTAATAAACATGTCGGTATTGATACCCCCGGTTCACCTCTTAAAAAACACATTAGCAGATGCAATGAAATTACATTGAGCCATGAACAAACCGTATTAACAATCGATTATGTTGCCTTTAATTATTATTCTCCTGAAAAAACCCAATATGCCTATATAATGGATGGGTTTGAGAAACAGTGGAATTATGTAGGTAACAAAAGAGAAGCTACCTATACAAACCTCGATCCAGGAACCTATGTTTTTAGAGTAAAGGCTTCTAATACTGATGGTTTATGGAACGAAGAAGGTGTTTCTCTAATTATTAATATATTGCCTCCCCTTTGGAAAACCTGGTGGGCATATTCTCTTTATGCACTATCCTTTATTCTTATTCTTTTGCTTATACGACATTATTCTTTGAAACGAATACATGAGGAAAAGAAACGTGAACAAGATCAGCAAAATTTAAAATTTTTCATTAATGTATCTCACGAGTTCCGAACTCCCCTTACATTAATATTTACCCCAATCAAAAAAATATTATCATCCAATAATATCAGAGAATGTAAGGAAGCTGCTCAAGATATTAACCTAAGCGCCAATAAGCTAATATATTTGATCAATCAATTATTAGATTTACGAAAAACAGATTTAGGCCAATTACCTTTGATTGCTGTAAAGACTGATATTGTAAGATATTCACATGAAATATTTAATTTATTCAAGGGAATTGGTGAATCTAAAAACATAAGCTTCATTTTTCAAAGTTCAAATTCAACAATTCAAGCCTGGTTTGATCCGGATAAATATGAGAAAATTCTCAATAACTTATTGTCAAATGCCATTAAATACACAGGGAATGGCGGTGAGCTTATTTTATCAATTTCAAGAACAGACATATCGGACAAAAAGACACTTATTAACTATCAAAAGAAAAAAGAAAAAAGAAAATATGTTGAAATTAAAGTTCAGGATACAGGCATCGGTCTTAGTAAGGAGCAAATAAAACATATTTTTGAACGATTTTATAGTCGGGATGCTTCCAATACAGGCACTGGTATTGGCCTTAATTATTCAAAAAGTCTTGTCGAACTCCATAGTGGGCATATTTTAGTTGAAAGCGAACTGGGCAAAGGAAGCACATTTATTGTGTTACTACCATTAGGTAACAAGCATTTAAAAGCAAATCAAATTAGTAAAACGAATTTTAACCTAAACAATTACAAATTTAAATTAAACCAATTAGAATCTCTTGAATTTGACATTGCTGCTACGGATGATTTTTCTGAACACAAAAATACCGTAGAGGAGGATATCAAGTTAAATCCAGATAATAAATTGCCCCTTATTTTAATTGTGGAGGATAATAGAAAACTCCGAAAACAACTTAAGGATGAATTAAAAAATAACTACAATATTAAGGAAGCTATAAACGGGAAAGATGGATTGGAGAAAGTGGAAAAATATTATCCAGATTTAATCATTAGCGATATTATGATGCCTATTATGGATGGCATTAATTTGTGCCACCAGATAAAAACTAATATTGATACCTGTCATATACCAATGGTTTTATTAACGGCTAAAAATCTGGCAGAAAATAAAGTAGAAGGATTTAAAACCGGAGCTGACGAGTATATTTCAAAACCTTTTATATTGAGCATTTTAAAAGCCCGAATTGAAAATTTATTAGAATCGAGAAAAAGACTAAAAAAGAAATATAAATCCACATCTGTTTTAATTCCTGCCAAAGAAGTAACCAGCAATAATCTGGATGAACAATTTTTAGAAAAGTTAACTCAGATTGTTTTAGAAAATATACCTGATTGTAATTTTTCTCCAACCGACCTAGAAAAAATAATGGGTGTTAGTCGAACAAAATTATACCTCAAAATTAATTCACTAACCGGAAATGGTACAGGCAATTTTATTCGAGATATAAGACTCAAATACGCGGCAGAATTAATACTTCAAAAAAAATACAGAATAAGTGAAATAAGCTTTATGGCAGGATTTAGATCTCATGCTTATTTTACTAAAATTTTTCATGATAAATTTGGTATTACCCCTCTACAATACCAAAAAAAGAATTCTTCAATATAA